The proteins below come from a single Oxyura jamaicensis isolate SHBP4307 breed ruddy duck chromosome 1, BPBGC_Ojam_1.0, whole genome shotgun sequence genomic window:
- the EIF1AX gene encoding eukaryotic translation initiation factor 1A, X-chromosomal, with protein sequence MPKNKGKGGKNRRRGKNENESEKRELVFKEDGQEYAQVIKMLGNGRLEALCFDGVKRLCHIRGKLRKKVWINTSDIILVGLRDYQDNKADVILKYNADEARSLKAYGELPEHAKINETDTFGPGDDDEIQFDDIGDDDEDIDDI encoded by the exons ATGCCCAAGAACAAAG GTAAAGGAGGTAAAAACAGACGACGAGGTAAGAATGAGAATGAATCAGAAAAAAGAGAACTGGTGTTCAAGGAAGATGGGCAAG AATATGCCCAGGTGATCAAGATGTTAGGCAATGGAAGACTGGAGGCATTATGTTTTGATGGTGTGAAGAGGTTATGTCATATCAGAGGGAAACTAAGAAAAAAG GTTTGGATTAATACATCAGATATCATACTGGTTGGCTTACGAGACTACCAG GATAACAAGGCTGATGTTATTCTAAAGTACAATGCAGATGAAGCCAGAAGTCTGAAAGCATATGGGGAGCTTCCAGAACATG CTAAAATCAATGAAACAGACACATTTGGTCCCGGAGATGATGATGAAATCCAGTTCGATGATATTGGAGATGATGATGAAGATATTGATGAT atctaA